ATAATGTTATTGGTAACTGGACAAGAGCCAATAAACCAAGTAATACGATCATAAGTGATATCACTATAGAGAGTACCGGTCTTTGTATAAATTTATTAAACATTGATTTATGATTTAAGGATTATGACTATTCCGCTTTTAATTTCAAATGATTCAACACTTCTTTCGGTTTTTGATATTCAAATTTAATTTTATCACCCTCCTTAACTTTCTGAACTCCTTCAAGCAGTATTCTGTCATTTGCTGTGATACCACTTTCAACAACGTATAAATCTGGCATTTCACCTGTAAGGGTAATTTCTCTTGACCGCACTACATTGTTTCTATCTACTACAAAAACATACATTTTATCTTGAATTTCATAAGTAGCTTTCTGCGGAATAATTAATGCACTTTTAACAGGAACCGTCATCAAAACTTTACCCGTTTCACCATTTTTTAATAATTTATCAGGGTTTGGAAAACTGGCTCTAAAGGAAATATTACCGGTTTCACTATCAAACTCACTTTCGATGACTTCTACTTTTCCTTTATATTTTAATGGTTTATTATTGGCTAAAAGTAAACTTACTGTACTATTACCTCTGCCTTTTATATTGTTTTGATACTCCAGATATTCTGGTTCAGACACGTTAAAATAAGCAAACATTGTACTGTTATCCGAAAGACTGGTCAGTAGCTCTCCTTCATCAATAAGGCTTCCCAATTTCTTTGGAATCCTATCAATAGTTCCTGCAAACGGTGCTCTGATTTCAGTAAATGATAAATGAATTTTTGCTAATGCCACTTCAGCTTTAGCTTGCTCCAGTTTTGCTTGTGCGATAAACTGTTCACTTTTAGAGACTATATTTTTATCGGCTAGCGTTTTTGCATTTTGTAATTCTATCGTAGCAGCTTTAGCCTCGGCTTGTGCTTTTAACAGTTCTGCTTCATACATTTTGGGCATGATTCTGAATAACAACTGACCCGCTTTTACAAACTGTCCTTCATCAACATAAATATTTTGCAAAAATCCTTTTTCTTGAGCACGAATCTCGATGTTTCTTACAGAACGTATTTGAGACACATATTCTTTGGTAAATGAAGTATCAATACTTACCGGATTGGTTACTGTAAATTTACCTGCTTCTTCTTTTTCTTCTTTTTTAGTTGTACAACTAACTAGGCACAACAAGGCAACTAAGCCCGTGAAAATGATATTTTTCTTCATGGTATTAAATGTGGAATTAGAGCGATTTAACGCTGCAAATAGGAAAATTTCTAAGTGTTACTAAAAGACTTCTGTTGTCTGGATAAAATCTAAACGGACATGCAAAATGGACTACGCTTACTAAACATTCTAGAATAGATAATCGTAAATAAAATGTCTTTGGAAACTAATACTTAATGTTTCAAATCCTTAAAACCCTGTTTGTAATATAAATAGGAGATGAATTGCCACAAAAAGGCAGGAAGATTTTAAAAAGGGTGTAGTAATAATTGGAAATAAATCTTTGAGAAATTGGTAAATACCAACTATCAAGTAAACTGTATTTTTCAGCAAAAAAATTATTCGAATGTCCATCTTGAATTTCATCACAACTCAAATGTTCTTCATCTAAATCTAAATCAGCATACTCAATTACGACACTAGCATGATCTGCAATTGTAATTTTTACTTTCTGGTTTTCTGAAAGGTTAGAGATTAATGAATCGTATATTATATTTTCAGGAGTATTTGCATGAACGGAACTCCC
This region of Flavobacterium lacustre genomic DNA includes:
- a CDS encoding efflux RND transporter periplasmic adaptor subunit; translation: MKKNIIFTGLVALLCLVSCTTKKEEKEEAGKFTVTNPVSIDTSFTKEYVSQIRSVRNIEIRAQEKGFLQNIYVDEGQFVKAGQLLFRIMPKMYEAELLKAQAEAKAATIELQNAKTLADKNIVSKSEQFIAQAKLEQAKAEVALAKIHLSFTEIRAPFAGTIDRIPKKLGSLIDEGELLTSLSDNSTMFAYFNVSEPEYLEYQNNIKGRGNSTVSLLLANNKPLKYKGKVEVIESEFDSETGNISFRASFPNPDKLLKNGETGKVLMTVPVKSALIIPQKATYEIQDKMYVFVVDRNNVVRSREITLTGEMPDLYVVESGITANDRILLEGVQKVKEGDKIKFEYQKPKEVLNHLKLKAE